The sequence AAACTGATGCAGTTGTGGCTGTAATCGGCGTCATCGATCCATTCGAACCCTTTGCGCTCCACGTCGTGCAGGTAGAGCGCCGGTTCGCTGCGGTAGAGGCGGTTGAGCTCGGCCATCATCGCTTGCAGCCCCTGGTGCAGCGGGAACTCCAGCAGGTGCCACTCCAGGCTGTGCTTGTAGGCCCACTCGGCATACTGGGCGAACTCCCCGCCCATGAAGAGCAGCTTTTTGCCCGGGTGGGCCATCATGTAGCCGTAGAGCGCACGCAGGTTGGCGAACTTCTGGTTCGTGTCCCCGGGCATCTTGTTGATGAGCGAACCTTTCATATGGACGACCTCGTCATGGCTCAGCGGCAGCATGAAGTTCTCGTCGAAGGCGTACCACATGCTGAAGGTGAGCTGGTCGTGGTGGTGCTGGCGGTAGAACGGGTCGCGGTGCATGTAGGCAAGCGTGTCGTGCATCCACCCCATGTTCCATTTGAAGCCGAACCCGAGCCCGCCGACGTCGGTCGGACGCGTCACCATCGGCCAGGCCGTCGACTCCTCCGCGATCATCATGATGTCCGGGAAGGCCGCGTAGGCGGAGGTGTTGAGCTGGCGCAGGAAGGCCACCGCTTCGAGGTTCTCGTTGCCGCCGTGTTCGTTCGGGACCCATTCGCCCTCTTCGCGGGCGTAGTTGAGGTAGAGCATCGAGGCGACGGCGTCGACCCGGATCCCGTCGATGTGGTACTTCTCCAGCCAGAAGAGCGCGGAACTGATGAGAAAAGCCCGGACTTCGTTGCGACCGTAGTTGAAGATGATGCTGCCCCATTCGGGGTGGTACCCCTGCCGCGGGTCCTCATGCTCGTACAGCGCGGTACCGTCGAAGTTGATCAGGCCGTGCATGTCGACGGCAAAGTGTGACGGCACCCAGTCCATGATGACGCCGATACCGTTCTGGTGCAGGGCGTCGATCAGGTGCATCAAATCCTGCGGCTCCCCG is a genomic window of Sulfurimonas sp. HSL1-2 containing:
- the glgB gene encoding 1,4-alpha-glucan branching protein GlgB, with the protein product MTIHYDISRFSELDIYLFKEGTHTKLFEKMGSHFMEREGVRGVYFAVWAPNAERVSVRGDFNDYDPERHPLRLREDGSGIWEGFIEGIEAGLTYKYHIVSKFHNIVHEKADPFAFYAEVPSNSASRTWELDTYSWNDAEWMGTRAAHNRHDAPVSVYEMHLGSWRRKVEEGDRYLTYLELADELVAYLKEMNYTHVEFMPLTEYPYYGSWGYQVTGYYSATSRYGEPQDLMHLIDALHQNGIGVIMDWVPSHFAVDMHGLINFDGTALYEHEDPRQGYHPEWGSIIFNYGRNEVRAFLISSALFWLEKYHIDGIRVDAVASMLYLNYAREEGEWVPNEHGGNENLEAVAFLRQLNTSAYAAFPDIMMIAEESTAWPMVTRPTDVGGLGFGFKWNMGWMHDTLAYMHRDPFYRQHHHDQLTFSMWYAFDENFMLPLSHDEVVHMKGSLINKMPGDTNQKFANLRALYGYMMAHPGKKLLFMGGEFAQYAEWAYKHSLEWHLLEFPLHQGLQAMMAELNRLYRSEPALYLHDVERKGFEWIDDADYSHNCISFMRKSDNPDETVYVVCNFADETREGYRLALPDGGEYVEIFNSQAKAYEGWEIGNEGVIYAEEMPMYGRPYSLSMTLPPMAVVYLKKRSAH